The following nucleotide sequence is from Ferviditalea candida.
ATAATCGCTGTCCCGCTCCTTAGAGGGACTTTGACCGAGGCATTTTTTATTCCGTTATTTCAGGAGACTCTGCTGTGGATTATTTGATTGCCGCATTCGCATTCGGCATCTCTGCCGGTCTGCCCCGGGTCCCTTCATGATGATTGTGTTGTCGGAAAGTCTCAACGGGGGATGGCGAAGGGGGCGACGGCTGCATTGGCTCCTGCCTTCAAATAGATATACATCTCATAGAAATAACCATATTCAGTTATTTCATCCGTATTAATGTTTATTCAATTTTAATCTTCTTTTAATCATCGGCCATCGAAAACGTGATATATTGTCCTATTAGAGAGATATGTGTCTCTCCTAGTCGACGGGAGTGGAGAGGAAGAGGTTTGTCGTGCAGACCCATTTAGAGCATGTTTCAGTATCGATTCCGGTACACAAACGGCGAAAGCGCCGCAAAATTTTTCGTTTGTTCATCTATTTTTCAGCGGTCTTAATGTTGTTTTCCATCGGATTTGCAGCCTGGTTTTATTTCACTCCTTGGGGAGCCAACCTCCGTTATCTGATGGCCGATACGCTCATTACGACCCAGCATCGCTATTTGGCAAAATACTTGATAGGCAGCGAAGAGCTGCAAAAAAGAGTAGAGAAATACAACAATCAATTCGATGAAATGGGAGATGTCAAGGATCTTCGTGAAGTGACGGTGGCCCCGCCCGCTCAAACAGCACTAAGAGTGGAACATATCGAAGGCAAGGGATTCCAAGGGTATATTCTGTATGTGCAGGATCCCAAGATGATCAGGGTAGTGACCACAGCAGTTCCGGGAAAAGGCGAGCGGGTTCTTTCAATGGCGGAAAGAACAGGGGCGTTGGCGGGCGTCAACGGCGGCGCCTTTGACGATCCGAATTGGAACGGCAACGGCTTTAAGCCTGCCGGCATCGTGATATCCGGGGGAGAAGTATTGTATAACGACCATAAACCGGATCAGAAATTAAATGTGGTCGGAATCGATCGGAACGGAGTCATGGTGGCGGGAAGATATTCACAGGATGAACTGATGAAAATGGGAGCCCGCGAAGCGGTCACCTTTCAGCCCAAGTTCATCGTCAACGGCAAGGGGCTGGTCCGCAATGAAGCGGATGGTTGGGGGATAGCTCCGCGAACCTGCATGGCCCAAAAAAAAGACGGAACCCTCATGTTTGTCGTCATTGACGGCAGGCAGCCCGGCTATAGTATGGGAGCAACGCTGTACGATGTGCAGAATATCCTGCTGGAACGCGGGGCCGTCACCGCCGCAAATTTGGACGGAGGCTCCTCCACGGTCCTGGTCAAGGACAATCAAATCATCAACCGTCCTTCAAGCCAGTACGGCCCGCGCTATCTCCCGACGGCATTTTTGATTTATGAGCATCCCGAAAGCGTCGTGGTCAGCAATTTGTGGAAAGGGATGGACATGAAGCATTTTAATTCTGCTAATCGATAGGATTATTGGGCATGATAGGATAGAAGTGTCAAAGGGAGGATTGCTTTTTGAAGCCCAAACAAATTTATCGGCACATGCTGATCTTGATTTCTTTTATGATTGTACTGTCGGGATGTCGCACGAGTCTGCCTCCTGCTAATGGGGGAGAAGCGGGAAGTCCCGCACCGGTGCCGACAAGCGAGCCTGCAGCGGA
It contains:
- a CDS encoding phosphodiester glycosidase family protein, with the translated sequence MLFSIGFAAWFYFTPWGANLRYLMADTLITTQHRYLAKYLIGSEELQKRVEKYNNQFDEMGDVKDLREVTVAPPAQTALRVEHIEGKGFQGYILYVQDPKMIRVVTTAVPGKGERVLSMAERTGALAGVNGGAFDDPNWNGNGFKPAGIVISGGEVLYNDHKPDQKLNVVGIDRNGVMVAGRYSQDELMKMGAREAVTFQPKFIVNGKGLVRNEADGWGIAPRTCMAQKKDGTLMFVVIDGRQPGYSMGATLYDVQNILLERGAVTAANLDGGSSTVLVKDNQIINRPSSQYGPRYLPTAFLIYEHPESVVVSNLWKGMDMKHFNSANR